A genomic segment from Sciurus carolinensis chromosome 1, mSciCar1.2, whole genome shotgun sequence encodes:
- the Trappc3 gene encoding trafficking protein particle complex subunit 3 has product MSRQANRGTESKKMSSELFTLTYGALVTQLCKDYENDEDVNKQLDKMGYNIGVRLIEDFLARSNVGRCHDFRETADVIAKVAFKMYLGITPSITNWSPAGDEFSLILENNPLVDFVELPDNHSSLIYSNLLCGVLRGALEMVQMAVEAKFVQDTLKGDGVTEIRMRFIRRIEDNLPAGEE; this is encoded by the exons AGCTCTGAGCTCTTCACCTTGACCTATGGGGCTCTTGTCACCCAGCTATGCAAGGACTATGAAAATGATGAAGATGTGAATAAACAGCTGGACAAAAT GGGCTATAACATTGGAGTTCGGCTGATTGAAGATTTTTTGGCACGGTCAAATGTTGGGAGATGCCATGATTTTCGGGAAACTGCAGATGTCATTGCCAAG GTGGCGTTCAAGATGTACTTGGGCATCACGCCAAGCATCACTAATTGGAGTCCAGCTGGTGATGAATTCTCCCTCATTTTGGAAAATAACCCCTTGGTGGACTTTGTGGAACTTCCTGATAACCACTCGTCCCTTATTTATTCCAATCTCTTGTGTGGGGTGCTGCGGGGAGCCTTGGAAATG GTCCAGATGGCTGTGGAGGCCAAGTTTGTCCAGGACACCCTGAAAGGAGATGGTGTGACAGAAATCCGGATGAGGTTCATCAGGCGGATTGAAGACAATCTCCCAGCTGGAGAAGAATGA